In Aliamphritea ceti, a single window of DNA contains:
- a CDS encoding LysR substrate-binding domain-containing protein has product MVVSVKPEYLQVLISVERNGSLSAAAAELGITVSSVSYAVRQLEEQLGQALLNRDSYRVCLTPAGVTARDYAEQIVNLHQSLEAHVRQVGEGWEPELRIAFTNMMCGEVLYQWLRDFYQLDTRTRIRVVREVYQGTWDALYDQRVDLVIGAVGQPPHEVDIEYLPVGRQALMLVMAADHPLAVDTAPLSIRELSQQRLVDAGDSSRLIRPGKGQQQLCDEVLIVPDLFAQREAILSGIGVGFMPEHLIGDLLAEGQLCCREVINLDCSSELFVAWRKSSRGQALNWFSDRLQDAAMRESFLNKAVTI; this is encoded by the coding sequence ATGGTGGTATCGGTTAAGCCTGAATATCTACAGGTGCTGATCTCTGTTGAACGTAATGGCAGCTTATCGGCGGCTGCTGCAGAGTTAGGCATTACGGTTTCAAGCGTTAGTTATGCGGTGAGGCAGCTAGAAGAGCAATTAGGTCAGGCGTTGTTAAATCGTGACAGTTACAGGGTGTGTCTGACCCCGGCAGGTGTCACCGCCAGAGACTACGCAGAGCAGATTGTGAATTTGCACCAGAGTCTTGAAGCCCATGTGAGGCAGGTAGGTGAAGGTTGGGAGCCTGAGTTACGCATTGCCTTCACAAATATGATGTGTGGAGAAGTGCTGTATCAGTGGCTCCGAGACTTTTATCAGTTAGATACCCGCACCCGCATAAGAGTTGTAAGAGAGGTGTATCAGGGAACCTGGGATGCTCTTTATGATCAGCGAGTTGACCTGGTGATAGGTGCTGTCGGGCAGCCGCCCCATGAGGTGGATATTGAATATCTTCCGGTAGGGCGGCAGGCGCTAATGTTGGTAATGGCCGCAGATCATCCATTGGCTGTCGATACCGCACCGCTGAGTATTCGTGAACTGAGCCAGCAACGGCTGGTGGATGCCGGCGATAGCAGCCGTCTGATTCGTCCGGGTAAAGGTCAGCAGCAACTTTGCGATGAAGTACTGATAGTGCCGGACCTGTTTGCGCAACGTGAAGCGATACTTAGCGGTATTGGGGTTGGATTTATGCCAGAGCATTTGATCGGTGATTTATTAGCAGAAGGGCAGCTGTGTTGTCGGGAGGTGATTAACCTCGACTGCAGCAGTGAATTGTTCGTTGCGTGGCGAAAGTCATCCCGCGGTCAGGCGCTGAATTGGTTCAGTGACAGGTTGCAGGATGCGGCTATGCGAGAGAGTTTTTTGAATAAAGCAGTAACTATTTAA
- the hisD gene encoding histidinol dehydrogenase gives MSKSQAISVWKLNELSQPARDKLLERTESDMSEYLLQVSPIIEDVRRRGDAALTEYAKRFDGANLREADLKVSSEEFVAAAEKVDADTREAIEYAADNICRYHEAQKPGEMTMQEVRRGSFVGERFLPIPSVACYVPRGKGSFPSVLMMNVIPAVVAGVKQVIVITPPGADGSVDAATLVATQLIADRLNCRIDVFKCGGAQAVAAVAYGTATVPRCSKVVGPGSPWMVAAKQLLSSRIDPSIPAGPSESIVFADGSVDGGLAALDLLIEAEHGPDSSAFLVTTSQQVADEAIAAMPAHWAAMSDLRVDYSSTVICGSMGGIVVAEDRGQAFEFINDYAPEHLQILSTDAWQYLGDVENAGEVLLGKHSPSTLGNFVLGCNAVLPTSGKAATVSPLSVMDFMKFMSVAYVTESGYPEMAKQAERLATYEGFDGHARAVSSARNRYMR, from the coding sequence ATGAGCAAGAGCCAAGCGATCAGTGTCTGGAAGTTGAATGAGCTGAGCCAGCCAGCACGGGATAAGCTGTTAGAACGCACTGAGTCAGATATGTCCGAATATTTGCTACAGGTAAGTCCGATCATTGAAGATGTGCGTCGCCGCGGTGATGCTGCGTTAACAGAGTATGCTAAGCGTTTTGATGGTGCCAACCTCCGTGAAGCAGACTTGAAAGTATCGTCAGAAGAATTCGTTGCAGCTGCTGAAAAGGTCGATGCCGATACACGCGAAGCAATCGAATATGCGGCAGACAATATCTGCCGTTATCACGAAGCCCAAAAGCCTGGTGAAATGACCATGCAGGAAGTACGCAGGGGCAGTTTTGTTGGCGAGCGGTTTTTGCCAATACCGTCCGTGGCCTGTTATGTACCCCGCGGCAAAGGATCATTTCCATCGGTACTGATGATGAATGTAATTCCAGCAGTGGTTGCTGGCGTAAAGCAGGTTATTGTTATCACCCCACCGGGGGCAGATGGCAGTGTTGATGCAGCTACTCTGGTTGCAACGCAGTTAATAGCTGACAGGCTGAATTGTCGTATTGATGTATTTAAGTGTGGCGGCGCTCAGGCAGTAGCCGCTGTGGCATACGGTACTGCGACCGTGCCCCGTTGCAGTAAAGTTGTCGGGCCAGGATCACCCTGGATGGTTGCGGCTAAACAGCTGCTCAGCAGCCGCATTGATCCAAGTATTCCAGCGGGGCCATCAGAATCAATTGTGTTTGCCGATGGCAGTGTTGATGGTGGTTTAGCAGCGCTGGATTTACTGATTGAAGCGGAGCACGGCCCGGATTCATCTGCATTTTTAGTGACAACTTCGCAACAAGTGGCTGATGAAGCTATTGCCGCCATGCCTGCGCACTGGGCAGCAATGTCTGATTTGAGAGTGGATTATTCATCCACCGTAATTTGCGGCTCTATGGGTGGAATCGTGGTAGCGGAAGACCGCGGGCAGGCGTTTGAGTTTATTAATGACTATGCACCTGAACATCTGCAGATTCTCAGCACAGATGCCTGGCAGTATCTCGGCGATGTCGAAAATGCCGGTGAAGTACTTTTAGGTAAGCACTCGCCAAGTACTCTAGGTAATTTCGTGCTGGGTTGTAATGCGGTGTTGCCTACATCAGGTAAAGCAGCGACAGTTTCACCATTGTCAGTAATGGACTTCATGAAGTTTATGTCGGTGGCCTATGTAACTGAGTCCGGTTATCCGGAAATGGCTAAACAGGCAGAACGGCTGGCGACATATGAAGGTTTCGACGGCCATGCCAGGGCGGTATCCTCTGCACGCAACCGATATATGCGCTGA
- a CDS encoding LysR family transcriptional regulator, whose amino-acid sequence MPDLNDMLIFTKVAELKGISPAARVLNLPKSKVSRRMAMLEASLDARLLERTTRAVHLTEAGRIYYQHCKQINEAVETAEDAVHQLTETPKGQLRISASVTTGQQLIAPHLSEFTEKYPLINIDLELSNRRVDVVSEGFDLVIRVGKLEDSNLISKRLGSGHAGMFAAESYLQKHGAPHVLEDLHQHRILVMSDAHNVLNWRMENDSGEQYALNVSPNIQINDLTSLTTLVAGGGGIACLPTYLVRKQVESGQLRRILPEWRTPELSVYMLYPSQRGLTHKARLWMDFYVSKLEPTW is encoded by the coding sequence ATGCCAGATCTTAATGATATGCTGATTTTCACCAAAGTAGCCGAGTTGAAAGGAATATCCCCCGCTGCCCGTGTACTTAACCTGCCGAAATCCAAAGTAAGCCGTCGTATGGCAATGCTGGAAGCATCACTGGATGCCCGATTACTCGAACGAACAACCCGTGCTGTGCACCTCACTGAAGCTGGCAGAATTTACTATCAGCACTGTAAACAGATTAACGAAGCGGTTGAAACAGCTGAAGATGCGGTCCATCAATTAACAGAGACACCTAAAGGCCAGCTTCGTATCAGCGCTTCAGTAACTACGGGGCAACAATTGATCGCGCCACACTTAAGCGAATTCACTGAAAAGTACCCACTAATCAATATAGATCTTGAACTAAGTAACCGCCGGGTAGACGTCGTCAGTGAGGGTTTCGATCTGGTAATACGCGTCGGCAAACTGGAAGACTCAAATCTAATCAGCAAGCGCCTTGGCAGCGGTCACGCAGGTATGTTCGCTGCAGAGAGCTATTTACAAAAGCATGGTGCGCCACATGTACTTGAAGACTTACATCAGCACCGGATACTGGTCATGTCTGATGCACATAATGTATTGAACTGGCGAATGGAAAACGACAGTGGCGAACAATACGCCCTCAATGTTAGCCCTAATATTCAGATCAATGACCTGACATCACTCACAACCTTGGTAGCAGGTGGCGGTGGCATTGCCTGCTTACCGACCTACCTGGTACGTAAGCAGGTTGAATCCGGCCAGCTTCGCCGCATCCTGCCTGAGTGGCGTACACCGGAACTCAGTGTTTATATGCTCTATCCCAGTCAGCGAGGCCTGACGCATAAAGCCCGTCTTTGGATGGACTTTTACGTCAGTAAACTCGAACCTACCTGGTAG
- a CDS encoding NADPH-dependent FMN reductase, translating to MKVLAFAASNSKQSINKQLVAYTTGLINEAEVEILDLNDYEMPLFSVDREADLGQPAEAQAFFRKIGEADALVISYAEHNGSYSAAWKNLFDWTSRIDQKVFQNKPMILLATSPGPGGARNVLTQAANSAPYFAGDVVADISVARFYDVYDADSGQITSEDTAEEISNAVAALTDKVVAIPA from the coding sequence ATGAAAGTATTAGCATTTGCAGCATCTAACAGTAAGCAATCCATTAATAAGCAGCTGGTGGCATACACTACGGGCTTAATTAATGAAGCAGAAGTAGAGATTCTGGATCTGAATGATTATGAAATGCCGTTGTTCAGCGTTGACCGTGAAGCTGATCTGGGTCAGCCGGCAGAGGCTCAGGCGTTCTTCCGTAAAATCGGTGAAGCTGATGCGTTGGTCATTTCTTATGCTGAGCATAATGGCTCTTACAGTGCTGCCTGGAAAAATCTGTTCGACTGGACGTCGCGGATTGATCAGAAGGTATTTCAAAACAAGCCGATGATTTTACTGGCAACTTCCCCAGGCCCTGGCGGCGCCCGTAATGTTCTGACTCAGGCGGCAAACTCTGCACCATACTTTGCAGGTGATGTCGTTGCGGATATTTCTGTTGCGCGTTTTTATGATGTTTATGATGCTGACTCCGGACAGATTACATCTGAAGACACAGCTGAAGAAATCAGCAATGCTGTAGCAGCCCTAACAGATAAAGTAGTGGCAATACCTGCATAA
- a CDS encoding alpha/beta hydrolase, whose translation MIYVFTNRNITNNKTWIGDGFNTEGNECIRVAEYVPSESPTMHFYEELPGEVLPSFKVIGEVEASDKPCCIFIHGFNQDPDKNMKKCKEIESYGVNVIAFSWPSNPGPQKWYWKLKEYKAARQNARRSAVALERFFDKFNDYVAEKGSISNIKTLVVHSLGNYLFQSFVSNDGFEQQTKFLKNILLHQADVDSNKHVGWADSLTVDSRVLVTINETDDVLDFSDVINPDRLGNTLRNLDSHSINYFNFGRIPEADDQHRLWIKPTIKNLNAKKFFENVFTGEKVVIGQFEYDDSKNCYHVT comes from the coding sequence ATGATTTACGTATTCACAAATAGAAATATAACTAATAATAAAACATGGATTGGTGATGGTTTTAATACAGAAGGTAATGAATGTATTCGGGTTGCAGAGTATGTACCATCTGAATCCCCTACAATGCATTTTTACGAAGAGTTACCTGGAGAAGTCCTGCCATCGTTTAAAGTTATAGGAGAAGTTGAGGCGAGTGATAAGCCCTGTTGTATTTTCATTCATGGATTCAATCAGGATCCAGATAAAAATATGAAAAAGTGTAAAGAAATCGAGTCATACGGTGTCAATGTAATAGCGTTTTCATGGCCTTCTAATCCAGGCCCTCAGAAGTGGTACTGGAAGTTAAAAGAATACAAAGCTGCCCGGCAGAATGCCAGAAGATCTGCTGTTGCGCTGGAACGGTTCTTTGATAAATTTAATGACTATGTCGCCGAAAAGGGCTCAATATCTAATATTAAGACCTTAGTTGTTCATAGCTTGGGGAATTATTTATTTCAATCTTTCGTATCCAATGATGGCTTTGAACAGCAGACGAAATTTTTAAAAAACATATTGCTTCATCAAGCTGATGTGGATAGTAATAAACATGTTGGCTGGGCAGATAGTTTAACTGTTGACTCCAGAGTGTTAGTCACTATAAACGAAACTGATGATGTATTAGATTTTTCAGACGTAATAAATCCTGACAGATTAGGTAATACGCTGAGAAACTTAGATTCACATAGCATTAATTATTTTAATTTCGGCCGTATACCGGAAGCAGATGACCAGCATCGACTTTGGATAAAACCTACGATTAAAAACCTGAATGCTAAAAAGTTCTTTGAGAATGTATTTACCGGAGAAAAAGTCGTAATAGGTCAGTTTGAATATGATGACAGTAAAAACTGTTACCATGTGACATGA
- a CDS encoding MBL fold metallo-hydrolase, protein MASLFSCSIFSGKIKTPDYTASQQYSEGKFRNQKDFNMNDSGTIARIAWRYMTEKRVDASPAGDIPLTQLNKEQLIAENKTGTALYRLGHSSILLATEGEFWLIDPVFSDRASPVQWMGPKRFHPVPINHDQLPEIKGVIISHDHYDHLDQTTIKQLSSIAEYFITPLGIGQLMLDWGVDQQQIHELDWWQHVNIGKLKLTATPAQHFSGRGITGGNQTLWASWSIETPDQKIFYSGDTGYFEGFKKIGERLGPFDLTLIENGAYDQDWSEVHMKPEETLQAHIDVKGKALLPVHNGTFDLALHPWHEPFERISELADAAGVKLVTPETGERLDVANMNGTSFWWRQLTTK, encoded by the coding sequence ATGGCATCATTGTTCAGTTGCAGCATATTCAGCGGCAAAATCAAAACACCTGATTACACAGCCTCTCAACAATATTCAGAGGGTAAATTCCGTAACCAGAAAGATTTCAATATGAATGACTCAGGTACCATTGCCCGCATTGCATGGCGTTATATGACAGAGAAACGTGTAGATGCTTCACCTGCTGGTGACATTCCGTTAACACAGCTAAATAAAGAACAATTAATCGCAGAAAATAAAACCGGGACTGCCCTCTACCGTCTAGGCCACTCAAGCATTTTGTTAGCTACAGAAGGCGAATTCTGGCTGATTGATCCGGTATTTTCCGATCGCGCCTCTCCTGTGCAATGGATGGGGCCAAAGCGCTTTCATCCGGTACCTATAAATCATGATCAGTTACCGGAAATTAAAGGTGTCATTATCTCCCATGATCATTACGACCACCTTGATCAGACCACTATTAAACAACTCAGCAGCATTGCTGAGTACTTTATTACTCCGCTGGGGATCGGCCAGCTAATGTTGGACTGGGGTGTTGATCAGCAGCAAATTCACGAGCTGGATTGGTGGCAGCACGTTAACATCGGCAAACTGAAACTGACGGCTACACCGGCTCAGCACTTTTCCGGCCGGGGAATCACCGGCGGTAATCAGACCCTGTGGGCATCATGGTCAATTGAAACACCTGATCAGAAAATCTTTTACAGTGGCGATACCGGCTACTTCGAAGGCTTTAAAAAAATCGGCGAACGCCTCGGCCCTTTCGATCTTACACTGATCGAAAACGGCGCATACGATCAAGACTGGTCAGAGGTACACATGAAACCTGAAGAAACACTTCAGGCGCATATAGATGTAAAAGGTAAAGCTTTACTGCCGGTACATAACGGCACTTTCGATCTGGCCCTTCATCCATGGCATGAACCATTCGAGCGCATCAGTGAACTTGCCGACGCTGCGGGTGTAAAGCTGGTTACACCAGAAACTGGTGAAAGGCTGGATGTCGCTAACATGAATGGAACTTCTTTTTGGTGGCGTCAACTCACAACTAAATAG
- a CDS encoding TetR/AcrR family transcriptional regulator: MTRQTLSQRKRAAIVEAAVLELRDKGFQAMSMDALAARAEVSKRTVYNHFASKDLLFQEIAKLIFAQSNEVTAIRYQADQSIASQLTDYGRNELELLKSPRFRDLCRVMIAECIHSPQLAAEAMLKFAEQEQTLDQWIADAVADGKLKPVDANYAATQFHGLIKAQAFWPQLLMGQPFPDDTVCEQIISDAVMMFIGHYTQANQS; the protein is encoded by the coding sequence ATGACCCGGCAAACTCTTAGTCAGCGCAAGCGCGCAGCAATTGTTGAAGCGGCTGTTCTTGAGCTGAGAGATAAAGGGTTTCAGGCAATGAGTATGGATGCTCTGGCAGCAAGGGCAGAGGTCTCTAAACGCACGGTTTATAATCACTTTGCCAGTAAAGATCTGTTGTTTCAGGAAATTGCCAAGCTGATCTTTGCACAGAGTAATGAAGTAACTGCCATCCGTTATCAGGCTGATCAAAGTATTGCATCGCAGTTAACAGATTATGGGCGTAACGAGCTTGAACTACTGAAATCACCACGCTTCAGAGATTTGTGTCGGGTGATGATTGCCGAGTGTATTCATTCACCACAACTGGCTGCTGAAGCAATGCTGAAATTTGCTGAGCAGGAGCAGACTCTGGATCAGTGGATTGCTGACGCAGTTGCTGATGGTAAATTAAAACCGGTTGATGCCAATTACGCAGCTACTCAGTTTCACGGATTGATTAAAGCGCAAGCGTTCTGGCCTCAGTTATTAATGGGACAGCCATTTCCGGACGATACTGTCTGCGAGCAGATAATCAGTGATGCTGTGATGATGTTTATTGGACATTATACGCAGGCAAATCAGAGCTGA
- a CDS encoding LysR family transcriptional regulator: MNWQAISYDWNQVRAFLATAEEGSLSAAARALQLTQPTLSRQVSELEQTLGVILFERSNRAMKLTETGLVLLEHVRKMADAANQISLTATGKSQLVEGLVSITTTNMFATYHLPPILARLREVAPNIEIEVIASNEVRDLRRREADIAIRHARPKQNDLIARKIGTTTANLYASRKYLATIGDPQDPAVLSKAEFIGFDQVDKLIEYLSLQGITVDRDQFKISTASGTAILAFIEQGLGISIISREIAALNPDLQLVLPQLPAIEIPFWLVTHSELRTSRKIQLVYAEIASYFETKWREHQL; the protein is encoded by the coding sequence ATGAACTGGCAGGCGATATCCTACGACTGGAACCAGGTAAGAGCTTTCTTAGCAACAGCAGAGGAAGGCTCCCTTTCTGCTGCTGCCAGAGCTCTCCAACTTACACAACCAACACTCAGTCGTCAGGTAAGCGAACTTGAGCAAACTCTGGGAGTCATTTTGTTCGAACGAAGTAACCGGGCGATGAAACTGACGGAAACAGGACTTGTATTGCTGGAACATGTCAGGAAGATGGCTGATGCAGCCAACCAGATATCACTCACAGCAACTGGTAAATCACAGCTTGTCGAAGGCCTGGTCAGCATTACTACAACAAACATGTTTGCTACTTATCATTTGCCACCTATTCTCGCCAGGCTTCGTGAAGTAGCACCTAATATAGAGATTGAGGTTATAGCTTCGAATGAGGTGAGGGATTTACGCAGACGTGAAGCTGATATTGCCATTCGTCACGCCCGGCCAAAGCAAAACGATCTTATCGCCCGAAAAATCGGTACTACAACCGCGAATCTCTATGCATCAAGAAAATACCTGGCCACTATCGGCGATCCGCAAGACCCTGCTGTATTGAGCAAAGCAGAATTTATTGGCTTTGATCAGGTAGATAAACTGATCGAGTATTTGAGCCTTCAAGGGATAACTGTTGACCGTGATCAGTTTAAAATTTCAACAGCCAGTGGTACTGCCATTCTTGCCTTTATAGAACAAGGACTGGGTATTAGCATCATTAGTCGGGAGATAGCTGCACTTAACCCTGATCTCCAATTGGTTTTGCCACAACTCCCGGCAATAGAAATCCCCTTCTGGTTAGTCACGCATAGCGAGCTTCGTACCAGTCGTAAAATCCAGTTAGTATATGCTGAGATAGCGAGTTATTTTGAAACTAAATGGCGGGAACATCAGCTCTGA
- a CDS encoding class I SAM-dependent methyltransferase, producing the protein MIKADNTDPDAKFWNRIAKRYAKQTVTDQLAYETKLAKTDSILQPEDRVLEIGCGTGSTAIHHAPRVSHIKALDISERMIEIARQKVSVAGISNVEFDVQTASVLAYPPQSFDVVMAHSILHLMADVDQVLSNIQQMLKPDGLLISSTAFIRDDYPWLRYIAPLGRKTGLLPRVNVFTEKQFIQWLETAGFIIEERWQPKPKSGVYIIARSKGQ; encoded by the coding sequence ATGATAAAAGCGGATAACACAGATCCGGATGCAAAATTTTGGAACCGTATCGCAAAGCGTTACGCAAAGCAGACAGTCACTGATCAACTGGCTTATGAAACTAAATTAGCTAAAACAGATAGTATTTTGCAGCCAGAAGATAGAGTGCTTGAAATAGGTTGCGGAACAGGAAGCACTGCCATTCATCACGCGCCTCGGGTTAGTCATATTAAGGCGCTCGATATATCTGAGAGGATGATTGAAATAGCCCGACAAAAAGTATCTGTTGCAGGTATCAGTAATGTGGAGTTCGATGTTCAGACCGCTAGTGTTTTAGCATATCCGCCACAGAGTTTTGATGTGGTTATGGCGCATAGTATTTTGCATTTGATGGCTGACGTCGATCAGGTTTTAAGTAATATTCAACAAATGCTAAAGCCTGATGGGCTACTAATCTCCAGTACTGCTTTTATACGGGACGACTATCCCTGGCTCCGCTATATTGCGCCTTTGGGGCGCAAAACTGGTTTGCTACCGAGAGTTAATGTTTTTACTGAAAAACAGTTTATTCAATGGCTCGAAACTGCAGGATTTATTATTGAAGAGCGTTGGCAACCTAAGCCCAAAAGTGGTGTTTATATTATTGCCCGTTCTAAAGGGCAGTAA
- a CDS encoding class I SAM-dependent methyltransferase, with protein sequence MTQIFDKMPDPYEQWFHTPLGAVIKQLELELIMKLVQPKAGERILDAGCGSGIFTEPLVLAGAKITGVDISQPMLDWAEKRMPDQNFQVADMCDLPFEDSSFDKAVSITALEFIEDAQLAIDEMWRVTRSGGLMIVATLNGKSPWAARRREKAAADKDSVFNHAWFRTPDDLAALMDLPGEIHTAIHFAKDCSPEDAFRIEQQALEQGSDSGAFLIGCWRKP encoded by the coding sequence ATGACGCAGATTTTCGATAAAATGCCAGATCCTTATGAACAGTGGTTTCACACGCCATTAGGTGCAGTTATCAAGCAGCTTGAACTTGAATTGATCATGAAGTTGGTGCAGCCGAAAGCTGGCGAACGTATTTTAGATGCTGGTTGTGGCAGTGGTATTTTTACAGAGCCTTTAGTGCTGGCAGGCGCGAAAATAACAGGTGTTGATATCTCACAACCGATGCTGGACTGGGCTGAAAAAAGAATGCCAGATCAGAATTTCCAGGTGGCTGATATGTGTGATCTGCCATTTGAAGATTCTAGCTTCGATAAAGCTGTTTCAATTACCGCGCTTGAATTCATTGAAGATGCTCAGCTAGCAATCGATGAAATGTGGCGCGTTACCCGATCTGGCGGTTTAATGATTGTGGCAACGCTGAACGGTAAAAGCCCGTGGGCGGCACGTCGAAGAGAAAAGGCAGCCGCGGATAAAGATTCAGTGTTTAACCATGCCTGGTTTCGTACTCCAGATGATTTAGCCGCACTAATGGATCTACCCGGTGAGATTCATACTGCAATTCACTTCGCCAAAGACTGTTCGCCTGAGGATGCATTTCGAATTGAGCAACAAGCATTGGAACAGGGGAGTGACAGCGGTGCGTTTCTGATTGGTTGTTGGCGTAAGCCGTAA
- a CDS encoding mandelate racemase/muconate lactonizing enzyme family protein, producing MKVTGYQLTQVSIPLSKPLITAIHRTETVGCVLLSIETDAGLTGEGYVFALNQQRLAAFTAMIDSLMPLIKGQNPLYVEKHWQAMWLDINPAGLKGVTVSAMSAIDTALWDIVGKRAGLPLYQLFGASRDEVKTYASSGLWLSASVDELIAEAHDFVAQGFRAVKLRLGKPDMREDVSRVKALRESLGDSVEILTDANQSLTPRTAINLARKIADYDITWLEEPVAANDFAGHRRVLEAIDIPLASGETEYTSFGMKDMLEQRTVDVLMPDLQRIGGLSEMRKTVAIAATYHTPISTHIFTEQSLSIAGSAANCISVEHVDWFAPLFNEKITVCEGLISMPQTPGLGFSFDWDYIDQHRL from the coding sequence ATGAAGGTTACCGGCTATCAACTGACCCAGGTGTCAATTCCTCTTAGTAAACCTCTTATAACTGCTATTCATCGAACAGAGACCGTTGGTTGTGTGTTGTTATCCATAGAAACCGATGCAGGCCTGACAGGTGAAGGCTATGTGTTTGCTCTCAATCAGCAACGTCTGGCGGCTTTTACCGCAATGATTGATAGCCTTATGCCGCTGATTAAGGGGCAAAATCCTTTGTATGTCGAAAAGCACTGGCAAGCAATGTGGCTTGATATAAATCCGGCCGGGCTGAAAGGCGTGACTGTATCCGCCATGTCAGCCATTGATACTGCGCTTTGGGATATCGTTGGTAAAAGGGCGGGGTTACCGCTGTATCAGTTGTTTGGTGCCTCCCGGGATGAAGTTAAAACCTACGCCAGTAGCGGTTTGTGGCTGAGTGCATCTGTTGATGAGCTGATTGCCGAAGCCCATGACTTTGTCGCTCAGGGCTTCAGGGCTGTTAAGTTGCGACTGGGTAAACCTGATATGCGTGAAGATGTATCCCGGGTGAAAGCTTTACGTGAGTCTCTGGGAGATAGTGTTGAAATCCTGACGGATGCTAACCAGTCACTGACACCCCGAACGGCTATAAACCTTGCCCGAAAAATTGCCGACTACGACATTACCTGGTTGGAAGAACCGGTTGCTGCGAATGACTTTGCCGGCCACCGCCGGGTACTTGAAGCAATTGATATTCCACTGGCCAGCGGCGAGACGGAATACACCAGTTTTGGTATGAAAGATATGCTCGAACAGCGCACGGTTGATGTGCTTATGCCTGATTTACAGCGGATAGGTGGCCTGAGTGAAATGCGCAAAACAGTGGCGATTGCTGCTACATACCACACGCCGATATCCACCCATATCTTTACTGAGCAAAGCCTGAGCATTGCCGGTTCTGCCGCGAATTGTATTTCAGTAGAACATGTCGACTGGTTCGCGCCTTTGTTCAACGAAAAGATAACCGTATGCGAAGGGCTGATTTCTATGCCGCAGACTCCGGGTCTGGGGTTCAGTTTTGACTGGGATTATATTGATCAGCACAGGCTCTGA